The stretch of DNA ATGGATATTGGTCTGCCAAGACTAGATGGAATTGCTGCCACCCAGCAAATCAAGGCAGCGCTTCCTGATATCCGGGTAGTGGTATTGACCTCTCATACCACAGAAACCGAAATTATTGCCGCCCTTTCTAGTGGTGCGGATGCTTACTGCATCAAAGGTGCCAGTGTAGAACGCTTGCTCTCTGCGATCGCTGCCGCTCAAGAAGGTGCTACCTACCTCGATCCGCAAATTGCACGACGAGTAATTGACCATCTTAAACCGCCTTCAGTGACCGGCACTGTTTCGACGCTATCGCAGCGCGAGTTAGAAGTATTGAAATTAATGGTAGAAGGCAAAAGCAATCCGGAGATTGCTGCCGCTCTCTACCTCAGCCCCAATACAGTCAAAACCCATGTCCGTGGCATCATGAACAAGCTGTCTGTAGATGACCGGGTTCAGGCAGCTGTCGTCGCGCTTCGTTCTGGACTGGTGTAAAGCAAATTCTGTAGAAATGCGATTCATCGTATTTCTACAGAAACGTCCGACGCTCCAAGTGATAAAGTTGTGCGATTTGATGTCTACTTTCCGTAAACTGACCTGACTGTTGATGCGTCGAAACCTGTGGTTTTGGTTCCATTAAAGACTGTCTGCTGGTCAAACGGGGAGTTTTTGTAATCGCCTCTGGCTGAATCACAATAAGCCCCGTGCGCCGAGCGTATAAGTAAAATGACAACATGACCATGCACCCTTGAATTCAGTGTCAGGTCTCAGGTTAAGACGATTAGAAGCGATCGCACTTCATCCGCTTGTCTCACCCAACTGGGTGAACATCAATTCTGTCTTAAGCTAGATGAAAGATTGCCAAGCCAAGGTTAGGCCGGCTAACTCACAAGTCTTTAGTTTAATTGTGTCCAGCTACTTAGATGGTCAACAATACTTTTAAAAAATCCTTTCCCTACAATTTAACTGTTTCAAAAAACAGTAATCATCTAAATCATATGATTTATTTTATCTACCTCATGCTCTTGATTCATCCTAATGGATGATTTTAAAAAAGGACAAACATTAGCAATTGATAAAAGCTTTTTTAAAAGGTGATAAGAATCAATATCATCCAAAAGAATGAGCTAGTTGGGTGAAGTGGAAGCTGAGAGCTAAACATTACCTTGGTAAGTGTAAGGAACACCAAATCACTTCAAGGAACACTAACCATGCAAGCTCCAATTAATACTCAAGCAAATGCTAACATCCAGACCAACAAACCTGTACTTCAGCGCGGTTCCCAAGGAGCATCGGTTGAAGAACTGCAAAGACTTTTAACTCGCTGGGGAACTTATAACGGTGACATTGATGGAATCTTCGATATCGTCGTTGAAAATGCAGTGAAATCTTACCAGCACCGCGTCTTTTTGAAAGAAGATGGAATCGTGGGAAATCTAACTTGGCAGGCGCTTTACAAGGGTGCGCCCGTCAATATGCCGGTGCTGCAAAAAGGTAGCAAAGGTCAAATCGTAGTCACGCTTCAGCGTCTTTTACAGACAACTGGCGATTTTACTGCTGCAACTAGCCCAAACTTCGGCCCAGCAACAGATGCAGCGGTGCGCTCTTTCCAAAAGCGCTCTGGTTTAATAGCGGATGGAATTGTTGGCGATCGCACTTGGCACGCTTTGAGTAAGATTCCTCACTAAAGAAGGAACTTCCCTCTCTAGACGCCGCTCCGTGAATGGAGAGGCGTCTAGAGATTTTTCTATAAGGTTGATGAATTAACCGGATTCGATATAACTTCAAAAACTAAAAGGTTAAGAAGCAACCCGATTTAGGGGTAATGTAAACCATAACGTTGTCCCCAATCCAGGACTGCTATTCGCCCCAATTTCCCCGCCGTGGGCTGTGATAATTTGCTTGCAAAGATACAATTTCAAACCAGTGCCAGTTGAGCAACTGGATCTGGGATCGCGGATATAAAGATCGAATAAGCGATCGCACTCTTGTTGGCTCATCCCGCTACCGTTATCCTGAAGCGTACAGCGCAGTTTTTGAGTCTCAACGGTGGCGCTCAGCTGTAGGCTCAGTTTAGGGGGATTATGCTTCAAAATATGGTTGAATAAGTTTTCTAAAACTCGCTGTAACTGAGCCGGATCGACTATAACCAAGGGTAAATCAGCGGAAACGAGATTCGTTAGTGTCGCTTGATTTTGCGACAGCATTGGCTCTAAGTCTTGGAGAATCTTTGTAAACAGAGTCTTTATTTGAACAGACTCGCGATGGAGGACAATGCCCTCTTCCTCGCTAGAGTGAGTTTCTAACAAGGAATTAATCATTCCCAATTGCCGATCGTTCCCTTGAATCATGCGCTCGACAATTGAGCGAGAAAGAGTGATTTTTTCCGATGGCTGATTGAGCAAATTTTTTAGCACCATCACAGTTCCAATTACCGAAGTCCGGAGTTCGTGGGAAACTGTATGTAAAACAACGTCCTTGAGTTGGTTCATTTCTTGGAGTTCTGCCACTACCTGCTGTAACTGGGCAGTGCGCTCCTCGACAGTGCGCTCTAGACAGGTATTCAGAGTGGATACTTGTTCGTAAAGTTGTGCTTGTTGGATAGCGATCGCGACTTGGGTTGCTAGCGAACAGAGCAATTCAATTTCAAACTGCTGCCAATGACGCGATCCGCTGCATTGATTGGCGATCAACATTCCAAAAAACTCATTTCCCACCAGAATAGGAACGCATAAACTGGCTTTAATTTGATATTGAGCGTAGTAGGCAGTATGAAAGCGAGATTTAACGACTTTCTCTGTATCATCAATTGCCTGAACCTGACCTTGTTTAAAGAAAGATTTAAGTTCTCTGAGGTAACGGTCACTCGTCACCCAGCCGAGAATCGATCGACAATCCGGTGCCACCGATTCTGCTACAACTTTGCCTTGAGAATTGGCATCTAAGTGAGCAATAAAAACCCGGTCAGCTTGCAGAAATTGCCGAACTTCCCGAACGGTGTTGTTGAGAATTTGATCGAGATCCAGCGAGCGCCGAATTCTCAGCGCAATCTCTCCTAGTAAGCGAGCCGCACTCAGAGCGCAGATGCTAGCGCGATCGCGTTCTCCCGCAGCCTGGAGTTGGACTTCCGCTTCCTTTCGCTTGGTGATATCGAGAATATATCCTTCGTAGTGGGTGATGTTCCCTTGGTCATTGCGGACAACGCTGGTGAATTCATAAACCCATCGCACCTCACCATCAGAGCGAATCAGGCGATAGTCCTGTTCCTGAAAATTTAAGCCAGCCGCATCATAGGCTTGAGTCTGAGCCTCGACTTGAGCTAGGTCATCGGGATGAATAACGCTACCATACGTCACCCTGCCACTAATAAAGTCATCCGGTTGATAGCCCCACTGACTGATGTTGGGCGAGACGTATTCCACGGGTCGATTTTCTTGGGCAACCCAGCGGAAGACCGTAACCGGCCCTCTGATAAATAATCTGCGTTCTCGCTCTAGTGATGCTTCGGCTCGCTTGCGTTCTGTCACTTCCATCAGCAAGCCATCCCAGAGAATATCACCGTTCGCCTGCTTTTCCGGACGGGAGGCGCATTGTACCCACTTAATTTTGCCAGTAGGCGTGATGATGCGACCTTCCCAAGCCCAAGGTTGTAGTGTGGCGGCAGAAATATCTACAGATTCTTCATACCCTTTGAGATCGTCGGGATGAATTAAATCCTTAAGCAGTTGAAAATTCGCCTGAATATTTTCTGGTTCTAACTCAAACAATTCTTGGTAGCCGGAACTGGCACAGACGATGGACTCACGACCATCCGGGCACCGCAGGTACTGGTAAATCATGCCCGGTATGTTGGCAACCATTCTTTGAAATCTTGACTCTTGCTGTCTGAGCTTGTCTGTCGTTTTCTGAATCGTTTCAATCTCGCCGTCAGCCAGAATTTGTTTGAGCTTTTCAAAGGCGGCTTCGTCCCGACAACACTCCCGGATGGCTTCTAGATATTCAGGCATTAGCAATTACTTCACTTCTTTTTAACTCAACCATTTTTCAACAATTTCACCAGATTAACAGGCTGAAAACCCTGAAAAATGAAGTCCGAAGTGTGAAAAGCTACGCTTTGGGGTAACTTTCAACTTTTCTGGTTTTTCATTTTTTTATAGCCTTTATCCTTTAGTATTCCCATCCCTACTTCAAAAATGCAGTCCATAGGTGATTGTAAGAAAACTGGCACAGAAAATGTAAAGGCTAATCTCTTTCTTCTATCAAAAGTAATATTTTTTTTGCCACGATAACAAGCAAAACTTGATTTTCACCGATTGAGCGATCGCTCAAAGGTTTATTTTCTAATTTAAGAGGGAGTAATACATTTAACTTTCTTTTAACGAATCACCCAATCGGGTGATTTTTAACCATGCTTTAGTTATTGGTTAGTAGCCATCGCTAAGGATGCACCAGGATTCATTCATCTGACATCTTTATCTAGTCAGCATAAGAGTCCTATTATTGTGTTTCTCGGTTGGATTGAAGACGAAATACCCAACTTCTTAGAGAAGTTGGGTATCTAAAGGACTAGCATCTTATAAATTCAATCAGATTGGTCTAGTAAGCAGGCATAAAACAGCTCTTAGACTAATAACATCTTTCTGTTTATGGTGACATTGCAAAAGGTAAAGTAAACCAGAAGGTTGCACCAGCTTTTGGAGAACTAGTTACGCCAATTTTGCCACCGTGAGCTTGTACAATCTGCTGACAAAGATATAATCCCAAACCAATACCAGTGGAGCGTCGTGCTTGCGAACCACGGGCATAAAGTTCAAAGGCGCGATCGCATTGTTCTGGATTCATCCCAACACCGTTATCTTCAATAGTGCAGCGAATCGTCTGTTCTTCAACGGTCGCCCTAAGAATCATCCTGAGTCCGGGTGGGTTATGGTTAAAAGCATTCGTGAGTAGATTTTCAAACACACGCCGCATCTGAAGCGGATCGGCGTTCACTGTGGGCAGTTCAGAAGGAATTTGATCGATCAGAATTGCCTGATTTTTGACACACAACGGCTCAAAATCCTCAACAATCTCTTGAATGAGAGAGTTAAGTTGAACTGGTTCGCGCTGCAAGACAAAACCTCGCACTTCGCTGGTGTGAACTTCTAACAGGGAGTTAATCAAGCGGAGTTGGCGATCGCTACTTTGAATCATCCGCTCTAAAATTGACCGAGACACTGGAATTGTCTTTTGTTCATTGCCATTCGCTGTTAACAAATTCTGCAACACCAGTAACCAGCCGGTGAGCGGCGTCCGCAGGTCGTGGGAAACGGCATGGAGGAAGACATCCTTCAGTTCGTATAGTTCTTGAACTTCCTGGATTTTTTGCTCTAGTTGAGCGGTACGTTCCCGAACTTGGCATTCTAAGTTGGTATTGAGTTCCTGTACCTGTTGGAAGAGGCAAGATTGCTGAATGGCGATCGCAACTTGGGTTCCCAATTGTTCTAGCAAATCAATCTCGATCGGTTCCCAGCGCCTCGCTCCACTGCATTGATTAACAATTAATGCACCCAATAACCGATCGCCTTTCACGCGAATTGGGACAGCCACGGCGGCTTTGACGTGATAATCGCGGTAATAGGATGCGATCGCTGGGTGAACGGTCGCTTGAGTTGTATCCTCAACGACTCGAACCTGATTCGCCTC from Coleofasciculus sp. FACHB-T130 encodes:
- a CDS encoding response regulator → MPSETESPQNLPTESKPLRVLIVEDDPMMQLGLEQSLAAHPQFTIVGQAEDGYLGVEAALKLKPDLVVMDIGLPRLDGIAATQQIKAALPDIRVVVLTSHTTETEIIAALSSGADAYCIKGASVERLLSAIAAAQEGATYLDPQIARRVIDHLKPPSVTGTVSTLSQRELEVLKLMVEGKSNPEIAAALYLSPNTVKTHVRGIMNKLSVDDRVQAAVVALRSGLV
- a CDS encoding peptidoglycan-binding protein is translated as MQAPINTQANANIQTNKPVLQRGSQGASVEELQRLLTRWGTYNGDIDGIFDIVVENAVKSYQHRVFLKEDGIVGNLTWQALYKGAPVNMPVLQKGSKGQIVVTLQRLLQTTGDFTAATSPNFGPATDAAVRSFQKRSGLIADGIVGDRTWHALSKIPH
- a CDS encoding PAS domain-containing protein, encoding MPEYLEAIRECCRDEAAFEKLKQILADGEIETIQKTTDKLRQQESRFQRMVANIPGMIYQYLRCPDGRESIVCASSGYQELFELEPENIQANFQLLKDLIHPDDLKGYEESVDISAATLQPWAWEGRIITPTGKIKWVQCASRPEKQANGDILWDGLLMEVTERKRAEASLERERRLFIRGPVTVFRWVAQENRPVEYVSPNISQWGYQPDDFISGRVTYGSVIHPDDLAQVEAQTQAYDAAGLNFQEQDYRLIRSDGEVRWVYEFTSVVRNDQGNITHYEGYILDITKRKEAEVQLQAAGERDRASICALSAARLLGEIALRIRRSLDLDQILNNTVREVRQFLQADRVFIAHLDANSQGKVVAESVAPDCRSILGWVTSDRYLRELKSFFKQGQVQAIDDTEKVVKSRFHTAYYAQYQIKASLCVPILVGNEFFGMLIANQCSGSRHWQQFEIELLCSLATQVAIAIQQAQLYEQVSTLNTCLERTVEERTAQLQQVVAELQEMNQLKDVVLHTVSHELRTSVIGTVMVLKNLLNQPSEKITLSRSIVERMIQGNDRQLGMINSLLETHSSEEEGIVLHRESVQIKTLFTKILQDLEPMLSQNQATLTNLVSADLPLVIVDPAQLQRVLENLFNHILKHNPPKLSLQLSATVETQKLRCTLQDNGSGMSQQECDRLFDLYIRDPRSSCSTGTGLKLYLCKQIITAHGGEIGANSSPGLGTTLWFTLPLNRVAS